In the genome of Quercus robur chromosome 3, dhQueRobu3.1, whole genome shotgun sequence, one region contains:
- the LOC126716436 gene encoding aldehyde oxidase GLOX → MHMQLLKNNMVVIFDRMDMGPSNLSLPNNACIQKPRQPPDCTAHSIVYDVASNTVRPLLVQTDTWCSSGSLIPNGTLVQTGGYHEGDRVVRTFTPCDDSSCDWTQLSVPLGERRWYASNQLLPDGRVIIVGGRRAYTYEFFPKTMAASATFYMSFLKETCDGYGNENNLYPFLHLLPDGNLYVFANERSILFDYNRNRVLKEFPVIPGEFKRNYPSTGSSVLLPLRLNGDVLPEAEVMICGGAPYGAFNNSNYKRVFVPASNTCGRMKLTDPDPKWVMEVMPMPRVMSDMVLLPNGEVLIVNGAMNGTAGWEDGTNPVFNPVLYKYYLLDPARRFVVLNPSKIPRMYHSTAILLPDGRVLVGGSNPHEKYNFTSYYPTDLSLEAYSPYYLKPRVSAMRPSILSVETSDGTVLYKQVFAVTFQLNQYNPGSQILVSLVTPSFTTHSYSMNQRLMFLEVIEVQQLSTYDYKVTARGPPTATVAPPGYYMLFVVHAGIPSQAVWVKVV, encoded by the coding sequence ATGCACATGCAACTGTTGAAGAACAACATGGTCGTGATCTTCGACCGCATGGACATGGGTCCTTCAAACCTCTCTCTCCCAAACAACGCCTGCATTCAAAAACCGAGACAGCCACCGGACTGCACAGCTCACTCTATAGTATACGACGTCGCTTCGAACACCGTTCGTCCCCTCCTAGTCCAGACCGACACGTGGTGCTCTTCGGGCTCTTTGATCCCCAACGGAACCCTAGTCCAAACGGGCGGGTACCACGAAGGCGACCGCGTGGTCCGCACGTTCACTCCCTGCGATGACTCCTCCTGCGACTGGACCCAGCTCAGCGTGCCGCTCGGCGAACGCCGATGGTACGCGTCGAACCAGCTCTTGCCCGACGGGCGCGTGATCATCGTCGGCGGCCGACGCGCCTACACGTACGAGTTTTTCCCGAAAACCATGGCGGCATCCGCCACCTTTTACATGAGTTTCTTGAAGGAAACGTGCGACGGTTATGGCAACGAGAACAACCTCTATCCTTTTCTTCATCTACTACCCGATGGGAATCTTTACGTTTTCGCTAACGAAAGGTCAATCTTGTTTGACTACAATCGCAACCGGGTGTTGAAGGAGTTCCCGGTCATTCCCGGCGAGTTTAAACGGAATTACCCCAGCACTGGCTCCTCCGTTTTGCTTCCGCTGAGATTAAACGGAGACGTGTTACCGGAAGCGGAGGTCATGATATGCGGCGGCGCGCCGTACGGTGCGTTTAACAACTCGAATTACAAGCGGGTGTTCGTTCCCGCCTCCAACACTTGCGGGCGGATGAAACTTACCGACCCGGACCCGAAGTGGGTCATGGAGGTCATGCCGATGCCACGTGTCATGTCCGACATGGTGCTGTTACCCAACGGTGAGGTTCTCATCGTCAATGGCGCAATGAACGGGACAGCTGGCTGGGAGGACGGGACGAACCCGGTTTTTAACCCGGTTCTGTACAAGTACTACCTACTCGACCCGGCCCGGAGATTCGTGGTGCTCAACCCGTCGAAGATTCCGAGAATGTACCACTCCACAGCGATACTGTTGCCAGATGGCAGAGTATTAGTGGGCGGGAGCAACCCACACGAGAAGTACAACTTCACATCGTATTACCCAACCGACTTGAGCTTGGAGGCTTATTCGCCCTATTACCTGAAGCCACGTGTCTCCGCCATGCGGCCTTCGATTCTGTCCGTGGAGACCAGCGACGGCACCGTTTTGTACAAGCAGGTATTTGCCGTTACTTTTCAGTTGAATCAGTACAATCCCGGGAGCCAGATCCTCGTGAGCCTCGTAACGCCGTCGTTTACTACTCACTCCTACAGTATGAACCAAAGGTTGATGTTTCTGGAGGTGATTGAAGTGCAGCAACTGTCCACGTATGATTATAAAGTGACAGCCCGTGGGCCACCCACTGCCACGGTGGCACCACCTGGGTACTACATGCTTTTTGTTGTCCACGCTGGCATTCCCAGCCAAGCCGTTTGGGTCAAGGTGGTTTAA